A section of the Tumebacillus amylolyticus genome encodes:
- a CDS encoding helix-turn-helix transcriptional regulator — protein sequence MSTVEHILDTDLNRIPLVRRILELMNEKGDAFTIRGFASRLGISREYLRLMTTGERPISPAMLERIAHGLGVTVERLKQKDTVKQEQDLQVLLNGKRRTKTTLARANKLATELMGVAFGATERAYSLNNLGRVQYLQMNYEEAHRTWLRALDYAKTLQTDYGDSHLLHLVTANLMITHIIRKEYTGIEDMLSLVEGVFADHPEALGLAQSARMKMQEERGNLDLAKAHAYRALEFFQKTDNEKQIGTALINVAYIEYLLGNYDKSSEVLRSAIDGIREYDDILIHVVKDYVKALMKKRDYQKVVEIVKEYETLAKDFPDFSGRLKIMYSVAADEPSIAESVANNKDMSYQVRHWACKCLMEYYYLKGDADSAIRYYEKVRIYSNTKSEFLDEEGF from the coding sequence ATGTCTACTGTTGAGCATATACTAGATACCGATCTGAACCGGATTCCTCTGGTTCGACGGATTCTAGAACTTATGAACGAGAAAGGCGATGCTTTTACCATTCGGGGCTTTGCTTCTCGTCTGGGGATCAGTCGCGAATATCTGCGACTAATGACCACGGGGGAGAGGCCGATTTCTCCTGCGATGTTGGAAAGGATCGCGCATGGGTTAGGGGTTACAGTTGAGCGGTTGAAGCAGAAGGATACGGTGAAGCAGGAGCAAGATTTGCAAGTTTTACTAAACGGGAAACGAAGAACCAAAACCACACTAGCAAGAGCCAATAAACTTGCAACAGAGCTTATGGGGGTTGCTTTCGGGGCTACTGAACGTGCGTACAGTCTAAATAATTTAGGACGTGTCCAGTATCTGCAAATGAATTACGAAGAGGCCCATCGAACCTGGTTACGAGCATTGGACTACGCGAAGACGTTACAAACGGATTATGGTGATAGCCACCTCCTTCACCTTGTTACTGCGAACCTGATGATTACTCATATCATTCGAAAAGAGTATACAGGCATTGAGGACATGCTGTCTCTCGTGGAAGGTGTATTCGCTGATCATCCAGAGGCATTAGGGCTGGCTCAAAGTGCTCGTATGAAGATGCAAGAGGAACGCGGAAATCTGGACCTTGCAAAAGCACATGCATATCGTGCTCTTGAATTCTTCCAGAAAACTGATAATGAAAAGCAGATTGGCACAGCACTCATTAATGTAGCGTATATCGAGTATCTCTTAGGGAACTATGATAAGTCCTCAGAGGTGTTACGTTCCGCGATCGATGGTATACGGGAGTACGACGATATCCTGATCCATGTAGTAAAAGATTACGTCAAAGCTCTGATGAAAAAGCGTGACTATCAAAAGGTCGTTGAGATCGTAAAGGAGTACGAAACACTTGCGAAAGACTTCCCTGACTTCTCGGGAAGACTCAAAATTATGTATTCCGTTGCCGCTGATGAACCTTCTATCGCTGAGTCTGTGGCAAACAATAAGGATATGAGTTATCAAGTTCGTCACTGGGCTTGCAAGTGCCTCATGGAATATTATTATCTGAAAGGTGATGCTGATTCAGCGATTCGGTACTATGAAAAAGTTCGAATTTACTCAAATACAAAAAGTGAGTTTCTTGATGAGGAGGGGTTCTGA
- a CDS encoding DNA cytosine methyltransferase, with translation MKPLAIDLFCGAGGMSEGILQAGFHIVFSSDINEDVKKTYTERHKQLGLIDGVNTHFERADIRELTIDKVEKAIRGLQMFKGQEFPEIDAVFGGPPCQGFSRAGRRDKNDPRNQLFKEYVRLINDIQPKYVVMENVEGFLDTTLDNFVGVTERQYPDNSLVPDILRDEFHSIDYVTLPPQLLDASNYGVPQRRRRVIFIAYRNREGERLVVPRYPDPTTPDNDQKVSVEEAIGDLVFGKQCEAIGFSEYQNESRKGRTLTVDGESVPNQGLIHNHELSRHTAVVRERFSLFREGESAAQVAKRVLAEGIDLRNYPNLLKECAKKLESKYDFKFVYDSFKTGKVTQEMLQVLLTKKNSRTRLERNNQSPTMVTLPDDFISSFEDRILSVREMARLQSFDDSFVFEGKRTTGGDRRKLEVPQYTQVGNAVPPLLARAFALEIKRAVDLTKESLAPQC, from the coding sequence ATGAAGCCGTTAGCAATCGATTTATTTTGTGGTGCAGGAGGGATGAGTGAAGGGATCCTCCAAGCAGGATTTCATATCGTTTTTTCTAGTGATATCAATGAAGATGTGAAAAAAACCTATACGGAAAGACATAAACAACTCGGCCTTATCGACGGTGTGAACACGCATTTTGAGCGAGCGGACATTAGGGAACTGACTATAGACAAAGTGGAGAAAGCCATTCGAGGTCTTCAAATGTTTAAGGGACAAGAATTTCCCGAAATTGATGCGGTCTTTGGTGGACCACCTTGTCAGGGGTTTAGTCGTGCAGGTAGGAGAGACAAAAATGACCCACGTAATCAATTGTTCAAGGAGTATGTTAGGTTGATTAATGACATTCAGCCTAAGTATGTAGTGATGGAAAACGTTGAAGGTTTTTTAGATACTACGCTTGATAACTTTGTAGGAGTTACCGAGAGGCAATACCCAGATAATTCGTTAGTTCCAGATATTCTTAGAGATGAGTTTCATAGTATTGACTATGTTACACTCCCTCCACAGCTCCTAGATGCTTCTAATTATGGGGTACCTCAACGAAGACGAAGAGTAATTTTTATTGCATACCGTAACCGTGAGGGAGAGAGGTTAGTAGTCCCAAGGTACCCTGATCCGACTACGCCTGATAATGACCAAAAGGTATCAGTGGAGGAGGCTATTGGTGACCTAGTGTTTGGAAAGCAGTGTGAGGCAATTGGGTTCTCTGAGTATCAGAACGAATCTAGGAAGGGAAGAACCTTAACTGTGGATGGTGAATCAGTACCAAATCAAGGCCTCATTCACAACCATGAGTTGTCCCGACACACTGCGGTTGTAAGGGAGCGATTCTCCCTTTTCCGTGAAGGGGAGTCCGCTGCGCAGGTCGCAAAGCGCGTTCTTGCAGAGGGCATAGACCTGAGAAATTATCCTAACTTATTAAAAGAGTGTGCTAAAAAGCTAGAAAGCAAGTACGATTTCAAGTTTGTGTATGACTCTTTCAAAACAGGGAAAGTGACACAAGAAATGCTTCAAGTATTGCTTACGAAGAAAAATAGTAGGACTCGATTGGAACGCAATAATCAATCTCCTACAATGGTAACACTCCCTGATGACTTTATTAGTTCCTTTGAGGATCGTATTCTTTCTGTAAGAGAGATGGCGAGGCTGCAATCGTTTGATGATAGTTTTGTTTTTGAGGGCAAGAGAACAACAGGAGGAGATCGAAGGAAATTGGAAGTTCCGCAATATACTCAGGTGGGGAATGCAGTACCTCCTTTGCTAGCAAGAGCTTTTGCATTGGAAATAAAAAGGGCAGTTGATCTAACTAAAGAAAGCTTAGCACCCCAGTGCTAA
- a CDS encoding helix-turn-helix domain-containing protein, producing the protein METFGQRLRLLRMKKGLTQTQLAEGICTPSMLSQVEGDKARPSYHILGKLAEKLEIPVDELIGNLELNLVLISEYRLAKGILSSGEYSVALPMLKNVIERNNGKLDFFMIRYDYGFCLLQLNMLKEAEEQFEQLLDYANSNSGSPIMAVRVMYMLGQIELKRRRYQIAEHYLSKALDQLRMYEVKDVHLQCSLLLTLGEVQLKAGQTKQSVVTLQLAVPIFNEREDLQGLGSLYMKLAQTSHEAGEYEQATDFAQRATWCYERINDRGEKLVLEVRLAVLQREKGKYDKAVEALRGAVAEFRGMKREEDAGIALTELGRTYLLDGKLDLAEEACQGAKVLLPTVHLYQAWVSRTLAGIAKVRNQQAVAVKYLTQAADCFKLTDCQAEYEETMFELSRLYDEGNDCRNALRAMNEMWLGRRKERRGVVL; encoded by the coding sequence ATGGAAACATTCGGGCAACGTTTACGACTATTACGGATGAAGAAAGGGCTGACGCAGACTCAACTTGCGGAGGGCATTTGTACGCCGTCTATGCTTTCACAGGTAGAGGGGGATAAAGCGAGACCTTCCTATCATATTCTTGGGAAGTTGGCTGAGAAGTTGGAGATTCCGGTGGATGAGCTGATCGGGAACTTGGAGTTGAACTTAGTACTCATCAGCGAGTACCGGCTGGCGAAGGGGATTTTGTCCTCCGGAGAGTACTCGGTTGCACTGCCTATGCTTAAAAATGTCATCGAGCGAAACAACGGGAAGCTCGATTTTTTTATGATCCGATATGATTACGGGTTCTGTCTCTTGCAGTTGAACATGTTGAAGGAAGCAGAGGAGCAGTTTGAGCAACTGCTGGACTACGCGAATTCGAACAGTGGCAGCCCGATCATGGCTGTACGGGTGATGTACATGCTCGGGCAGATTGAGTTGAAGAGACGGCGGTATCAGATCGCGGAGCATTATCTGTCTAAGGCATTGGATCAGTTGCGGATGTATGAGGTGAAGGATGTTCATCTGCAATGCTCGTTGTTGCTGACGTTGGGTGAGGTGCAGTTGAAAGCTGGGCAGACGAAGCAATCGGTGGTGACTCTGCAATTGGCTGTGCCGATTTTTAATGAGCGGGAGGATTTGCAGGGGTTGGGGTCGCTGTACATGAAGCTCGCGCAGACTTCGCATGAGGCGGGGGAGTATGAGCAGGCGACAGACTTTGCACAGCGGGCGACGTGGTGTTATGAGCGGATCAATGACCGTGGGGAGAAGTTGGTGCTTGAAGTACGTCTCGCCGTTCTGCAGAGGGAGAAGGGGAAGTATGACAAGGCGGTAGAGGCGCTTCGTGGAGCTGTAGCGGAGTTCCGGGGTATGAAGCGAGAGGAAGACGCAGGGATCGCGCTGACGGAGCTGGGGAGGACTTATCTGTTGGATGGGAAGCTCGATTTGGCTGAGGAGGCGTGTCAGGGGGCGAAAGTTCTGCTGCCGACGGTGCATTTGTATCAAGCGTGGGTTTCGAGGACGCTGGCCGGGATCGCGAAGGTGAGGAATCAGCAGGCGGTTGCAGTGAAGTATTTGACGCAGGCGGCGGATTGCTTTAAGTTGACGGATTGTCAGGCGGAGTATGAGGAGACGATGTTTGAGTTGTCGAGGTTGTATGATGAGGGAAATGATTGTAGGAATGCGTTGAGGGCGATGAATGAGATGTGGTTGGGGCGGAGGAAGGAGAGGCGCGGGGTGGTGCTTTAA
- a CDS encoding peptidylprolyl isomerase: MKKAIIELEKGGTMEFEMFNEHAPGTVENFEKLANDGFYNGLSFHRVIPGFVAQGGCPQGTGTGGPGYTIKCEVKNNPHQHKKGALSMAHAGRDTGGSQFFIVHDRQSTAHLDGNHTVFGQILVGEELIDGIKQGDKMKSVKVVDEA, encoded by the coding sequence ATGAAAAAAGCGATCATCGAACTGGAAAAAGGCGGCACCATGGAATTTGAGATGTTCAACGAACACGCTCCGGGCACTGTAGAGAACTTCGAGAAGTTGGCAAACGACGGCTTCTACAACGGCCTCTCCTTCCACCGCGTCATCCCGGGCTTCGTCGCTCAAGGCGGCTGCCCGCAAGGCACCGGAACCGGCGGCCCGGGCTACACCATCAAGTGCGAAGTGAAGAACAACCCGCACCAACACAAAAAAGGCGCTCTCTCCATGGCTCACGCTGGTCGTGATACCGGTGGTTCGCAGTTCTTCATCGTGCATGATCGTCAGTCGACCGCTCATCTGGATGGAAACCATACGGTGTTTGGTCAGATCCTGGTTGGTGAGGAACTCATTGATGGGATTAAGCAAGGGGATAAGATGAAGAGTGTGAAGGTTGTAGACGAGGCGTAA